A DNA window from Bacillus andreraoultii contains the following coding sequences:
- a CDS encoding diguanylate cyclase domain-containing protein, with protein sequence MFNNHTIHDGDYYFELFYQIFNSMSDMVFLINVDQLNQYRYVFINEAANEKIGLTVDAFGKLIRECLPEEVFSNIQVKYDEAIYNKKPVTYEEKVEIPFRSDLQKTAYFKTTVTPVFNEQGKCTYIFSLVRDVTEEKEKESKLQQLAKHIELLWNRTADPMYVFDDKGKIIDVNIAYEKLFGWKKEEIFHESILEMIPDGNKQRVADIVATVKSGKAIPSYKTQRNTKDGKIIDVLASYSPIFSIDGKWSVAIAIYKDVTEHAKVIKELEKSEEKYRVITENSSDLIKVIDCKGIVQYIYPSHKDLLGIQPKEILGKSILTSVYRDDIEVVESAIEKINSSRKSAAIDFRRYNDKGEVIWFHAIGTPILNETAEVDRIIFVEREINNRKIYEQKLKHYALHDSVTGVLNRIGFYKRLRKEMEQAKKDGSKLAVMMLDLDHFKSINDTMGHDIGDQLLIGFTKRVQSCLRKDDVLARLGGDEFIVLLPNLHNNQEAVQIANNIIRSLQQEWTFAGKKFTTTSSIGIAFYQQYHSNKKLLLKHADLALYQAKKSGRNMYQVFVSIE encoded by the coding sequence ATGTTCAATAATCATACTATACACGATGGTGATTATTATTTTGAGTTATTTTATCAAATATTTAATAGTATGTCTGATATGGTCTTTCTAATTAACGTCGATCAACTTAATCAATATCGATATGTATTTATTAATGAAGCTGCAAATGAAAAAATTGGGTTAACAGTGGATGCTTTTGGAAAGTTAATTCGTGAATGTCTACCTGAAGAGGTTTTTTCAAATATACAGGTAAAATATGATGAGGCTATTTATAATAAAAAGCCAGTTACTTATGAAGAGAAAGTAGAGATACCTTTCCGTAGTGATTTACAAAAAACTGCCTATTTTAAAACAACCGTGACACCGGTGTTTAATGAGCAAGGAAAGTGTACATATATATTTTCTTTAGTTCGTGATGTTACGGAAGAAAAAGAAAAAGAAAGTAAATTGCAACAACTGGCAAAACATATAGAACTATTATGGAACCGAACCGCTGATCCAATGTATGTATTTGATGATAAAGGAAAAATTATTGATGTAAATATTGCGTATGAAAAACTATTTGGTTGGAAAAAGGAAGAGATTTTTCACGAATCAATCCTCGAAATGATTCCTGATGGAAATAAACAAAGAGTTGCCGATATTGTTGCAACAGTAAAAAGTGGGAAAGCGATTCCTTCATATAAAACACAACGTAATACGAAAGATGGTAAAATCATTGATGTACTCGCCTCATACTCACCTATTTTTAGTATAGATGGGAAGTGGAGTGTCGCGATTGCTATTTATAAAGACGTGACTGAACATGCAAAAGTAATTAAAGAATTGGAGAAGAGTGAGGAGAAATATCGAGTAATTACAGAAAATTCAAGTGATCTTATTAAAGTCATTGATTGTAAAGGTATTGTCCAATATATATATCCTTCTCATAAAGATTTACTTGGAATTCAGCCTAAAGAAATATTAGGTAAGTCGATTCTAACCTCCGTTTATAGAGATGATATTGAAGTTGTGGAAAGTGCGATAGAAAAAATCAATAGCAGTCGTAAATCAGCGGCGATTGATTTCAGGAGATATAATGATAAAGGGGAAGTGATCTGGTTTCATGCCATAGGAACGCCGATTTTGAATGAAACAGCTGAAGTTGACCGGATTATCTTTGTAGAAAGAGAAATTAATAATAGGAAAATATATGAACAGAAGTTAAAACATTATGCCCTACATGACTCTGTAACAGGTGTGTTAAATCGAATAGGTTTTTACAAAAGGCTACGTAAAGAAATGGAGCAAGCGAAAAAGGATGGTTCAAAGCTTGCTGTTATGATGTTAGATTTAGATCATTTTAAGTCAATTAATGATACGATGGGGCACGATATTGGTGACCAGTTGTTAATTGGATTTACGAAGCGAGTCCAAAGTTGTTTACGCAAAGATGATGTACTAGCTAGATTAGGTGGGGATGAGTTTATTGTTCTTCTACCAAACTTACACAATAATCAAGAAGCAGTTCAGATTGCAAATAACATTATTCGCTCATTGCAACAAGAGTGGACATTTGCTGGGAAAAAATTCACGACCACCTCAAGTATAGGAATTGCCTTCTATCAACAGTATCATTCAAATAAGAAGCTTTTATTAAAACATGCGGACCTTGCACTATATCAAGCAAAAAAATCGGGAAGAAATATGTATCAAGTATTTGTTAGTATTGAATAA
- a CDS encoding HAAS domain-containing protein, translating into MKNELQLSKKSQVFLENLRLYLFSNGKKSDEIEDIVRELEIHLTEAEKHGKPIEKIIGKSPKEYMKMVSNEMMIDYRTWFKFICIIIFGSFLITMFPNLLEGNLSYTILEIIGHIVIATIFIFSIFTGFKYISTVSDSSIGKQIMVLVGIALLPIALFVGLIFLNKAIDTPIIHFSNTVSIIIGLLTALFIIGVSIWAKTWTFIIILTLLTLPDYLLNQMSLQYETKLILSTLITFGGIAFYLWLLSKLEKGK; encoded by the coding sequence ATGAAGAATGAATTACAACTTTCAAAAAAGAGCCAAGTTTTTTTGGAAAATTTGCGTTTATACTTATTTTCGAACGGAAAAAAGTCGGATGAAATTGAAGATATTGTAAGAGAGTTGGAAATCCATTTAACAGAAGCCGAAAAACACGGTAAACCTATTGAAAAAATTATTGGTAAATCACCAAAAGAGTATATGAAAATGGTTTCTAATGAAATGATGATTGACTATCGAACATGGTTCAAATTCATTTGCATAATCATTTTCGGTTCCTTTTTAATTACGATGTTCCCTAATTTATTAGAAGGAAATCTTTCCTACACCATCTTGGAAATCATCGGCCACATCGTAATTGCTACAATTTTTATTTTCTCTATATTTACAGGCTTTAAATATATTTCTACAGTCAGTGATTCATCTATTGGTAAACAAATAATGGTATTAGTTGGTATAGCGTTACTGCCCATCGCTCTTTTTGTCGGTTTAATTTTTCTAAATAAAGCCATTGATACTCCCATTATTCATTTCAGCAATACAGTAAGCATAATCATTGGTCTACTTACAGCACTATTTATAATAGGTGTATCTATTTGGGCAAAAACATGGACATTCATTATTATCTTAACATTATTAACATTGCCAGATTATTTACTTAATCAAATGTCCTTGCAATATGAAACAAAACTCATCTTAAGTACGTTAATAACCTTTGGTGGAATTGCATTTTACCTTTGGCTTTTATCTAAGTTGGAAAAAGGTAAGTGA
- a CDS encoding YetF domain-containing protein, translated as MPEYIIILIRSVISFILLLFLTRFMGKRQISHLTFFDYCVGITIGSIAAEMSVDQNVKIFNGIISLAVWGLFPVILALVGIKSRGFQRLTDGRPAIIIKNGEILEESMKKNQITIDELMLLLREKDIFNVSDVEMAVLETNGGLSIMKKTSQEPVTPQMLKMILKQESAPTLLIVDGQILHKNLSTLGYSEEWLLEEVQKQGASSVADVFVAQIDSNHQLYVDLFNDKNQN; from the coding sequence GTGCCAGAATATATTATTATCCTTATTCGTTCAGTTATCTCTTTTATATTGTTACTCTTTTTAACAAGATTTATGGGAAAAAGGCAAATTTCGCATCTAACTTTTTTTGATTACTGTGTTGGCATTACCATTGGATCCATTGCAGCGGAAATGTCTGTAGATCAAAATGTGAAAATCTTTAATGGGATCATTTCACTCGCTGTATGGGGCTTGTTTCCAGTTATTTTAGCTTTAGTTGGTATAAAGTCTCGGGGTTTTCAGCGTCTTACAGATGGAAGACCTGCAATTATTATTAAAAATGGGGAAATCCTCGAGGAAAGTATGAAAAAGAACCAAATTACAATTGATGAATTAATGTTGTTGCTAAGAGAAAAAGACATTTTTAATGTTTCTGATGTAGAAATGGCCGTTTTGGAAACGAATGGGGGACTGAGTATTATGAAAAAAACTTCACAAGAGCCGGTCACACCACAAATGTTGAAAATGATACTAAAGCAGGAATCAGCCCCCACCTTGTTAATTGTTGATGGGCAAATTTTACATAAAAATTTATCTACTTTGGGGTATTCGGAAGAGTGGTTACTTGAAGAGGTTCAAAAACAAGGTGCCTCCAGTGTCGCTGACGTTTTCGTTGCACAAATAGATTCCAATCATCAGCTTTATGTTGATTTGTTTAATGATAAGAACCAAAATTAA
- a CDS encoding DUF7878 domain-containing protein: MDSISSKITFEYNFVVDKGIISNKDKSDISTILAIDATFRININNELYFETELAILEFYKALYKWKERITEDYIPEFHYYTIEYADYEEGAILSLIPFSNKARVKSIWAEQDLYNIFDLDYIAREFSKLEQNLKQDIEDYFGIKLKKFIKHIPLMEGPYMDDE; this comes from the coding sequence ATGGACAGCATTTCCAGTAAAATAACTTTTGAATACAATTTTGTAGTTGATAAAGGAATTATTTCAAATAAAGATAAAAGTGATATTTCTACTATATTAGCGATAGATGCTACATTCAGGATAAATATTAATAATGAATTATACTTTGAAACAGAACTTGCTATCTTGGAATTCTATAAAGCACTATACAAGTGGAAAGAGCGGATTACAGAAGATTATATCCCAGAATTCCATTATTATACAATTGAATATGCCGATTATGAAGAAGGTGCTATTCTGTCTCTAATTCCATTTTCAAATAAGGCAAGAGTGAAATCCATTTGGGCAGAACAAGATTTGTATAATATTTTTGATTTAGACTATATCGCGAGGGAATTTTCTAAATTAGAGCAAAATTTAAAACAAGATATAGAAGATTACTTTGGTATCAAATTAAAAAAGTTTATAAAACATATCCCTTTGATGGAAGGCCCTTATATGGATGATGAATAG
- a CDS encoding PadR family transcriptional regulator, with the protein MLKGIIDGCLLAIIKNKEVYGYELAQKLGNYGFESFSEGTIYPLLMRMQKEELVTSTLRKSTAGPKRKYYSLTTKGELELKKFVERWTVLQNNVNRVLDYESDTKVTKGDEMNEE; encoded by the coding sequence ATGCTAAAGGGGATAATTGATGGATGTTTACTAGCTATTATAAAAAATAAAGAAGTGTACGGATATGAATTGGCACAGAAGCTGGGTAATTATGGATTTGAATCCTTTAGCGAAGGCACAATTTATCCATTATTAATGCGGATGCAAAAGGAAGAATTAGTTACATCAACATTAAGAAAATCAACAGCGGGACCAAAAAGAAAATATTACTCACTAACTACCAAGGGGGAGCTGGAATTAAAGAAATTCGTTGAACGTTGGACTGTTCTGCAAAACAATGTTAACAGAGTGTTAGATTATGAGTCAGATACAAAGGTTACAAAAGGGGATGAGATGAATGAAGAATGA
- a CDS encoding DUF4363 family protein produces the protein MIKRVSFLLFFILILSGCSHAIGRDEFKGNIQIIEQAINENDWEKAKNNGDRLLKSYSSNKWKLQMIGDEGEYEDLYESINRLCAAIEEKNPTQTKMELASIQSILKEIYSL, from the coding sequence ATGATAAAGAGGGTATCGTTTTTATTATTTTTTATACTCATTCTTTCTGGCTGCTCACATGCCATAGGAAGAGATGAATTTAAAGGGAATATCCAAATTATTGAACAAGCAATAAATGAGAATGATTGGGAAAAGGCGAAAAATAATGGAGATCGTTTACTTAAGTCCTATTCATCAAATAAATGGAAGTTACAAATGATTGGCGATGAAGGTGAGTATGAAGATTTATACGAGAGTATTAACCGGTTATGTGCTGCAATTGAAGAGAAAAACCCTACGCAAACAAAGATGGAATTAGCTTCAATTCAATCGATACTGAAAGAAATTTACTCGTTATAA